The following coding sequences lie in one Synechococcus sp. PCC 7336 genomic window:
- a CDS encoding transcriptional repressor: MTPQRERILDTFQNLPEGEHLSAEDLHDRLKQEGENISLSTIYRTVKLMARMGILRELELAEGHKHYEINQPYPHHHHHLVCVKTNQVIEFKNNQVLAISQKVAEKHGFKVLDCQLTIIGISPEGQRYIFNS; this comes from the coding sequence ATGACCCCACAGCGGGAGCGGATTTTAGATACGTTCCAAAATCTACCGGAGGGGGAGCATCTGAGCGCGGAAGATTTGCACGATCGCCTCAAACAAGAAGGGGAAAATATTAGCCTTTCAACCATCTACCGCACCGTGAAGCTGATGGCTCGCATGGGCATTCTGCGGGAGCTGGAGCTGGCAGAGGGGCACAAGCATTACGAGATCAATCAACCCTATCCCCACCACCACCACCATTTGGTTTGCGTCAAGACCAACCAAGTGATCGAATTTAAGAACAATCAAGTATTGGCAATTAGCCAGAAGGTGGCTGAGAAGCACGGCTTTAAAGTATTAGATTGTCAATTGACAATCATTGGCATTAGTCCCGAAGGACAGCGATATATTTTCAATTCTTAA
- a CDS encoding DUF2019 domain-containing protein — protein sequence MDEETRQAFATAGNLIQQLAQMQIEHEQANQRAFERFERLFEQFGAEIAELKQLIGSNARAIQALSDRESN from the coding sequence GTGGATGAAGAAACTCGTCAAGCGTTTGCAACTGCAGGGAACTTAATTCAGCAGTTGGCCCAAATGCAAATCGAACACGAGCAGGCCAATCAGCGGGCGTTCGAGCGATTTGAGCGGTTGTTCGAGCAATTTGGCGCCGAAATTGCAGAGCTCAAGCAGCTCATCGGCAGTAATGCTCGGGCGATTCAGGCATTGAGCGATCGCGAAAGCAATTAG
- a CDS encoding Uma2 family endonuclease has protein sequence MPTLTLELPTDLALHISQAEFAALAAANRDLRLERTADGKLSVSPPTGSESSQRNLSICLQLGNWAEANEALGVAFESSGGFELPNGATRAPDASWVSRERWDALTQEEKEGFAPLCPDFVVELRSKSDRLDVLQNKMREYLASGARLGWLIDPQNFRVEIYRSGAEMLVLERPNQLSGEDVLPGFTLSLQRIW, from the coding sequence ATGCCGACTCTTACTTTAGAACTGCCCACTGACCTCGCCCTTCACATCTCGCAGGCAGAGTTCGCAGCGCTTGCGGCTGCTAACCGGGATTTACGATTGGAGAGGACTGCAGATGGTAAGTTGAGCGTGAGTCCCCCAACTGGTAGTGAATCGAGTCAACGAAATCTCAGCATTTGCCTTCAGCTTGGCAACTGGGCTGAAGCCAACGAAGCTTTGGGTGTTGCCTTCGAGTCTTCCGGTGGCTTTGAGTTACCCAATGGTGCTACCCGCGCTCCAGATGCCTCTTGGGTAAGCCGCGAGCGCTGGGATGCCCTAACTCAAGAGGAGAAGGAAGGCTTTGCCCCCCTGTGCCCCGATTTTGTCGTTGAGTTGCGCTCGAAGAGCGATCGTCTCGACGTATTGCAGAATAAGATGCGCGAATATCTTGCTAGCGGCGCACGCCTCGGCTGGCTGATCGATCCCCAAAACTTTCGAGTAGAAATTTACCGTAGTGGCGCAGAAATGCTGGTTTTGGAGCGACCCAATCAGCTCTCAGGGGAAGATGTACTGCCTGGTTTTACCCTTAGCTTGCAACGTATCTGGTAA
- the gndA gene encoding NADP-dependent phosphogluconate dehydrogenase — translation MTQAQADIGLIGLAVMGQNLVLNMADHGYKVAVYNRTTSVMEKFVAENPDTPGGLVPCTSLSELLASLKKPRKIVLLIKAGKAIDYVISDLLEAGLEPDDIVVDAGNSLWTDTIDREKNYADQLKFFGSGTSGGEEGARFGPSLMPGGSPEAWKSLEPIWTAISAKVDPETGKELKGATPGHPIVGGVPCSAYLGPNGAGHYVKMVHNGIEYGDMQMICEAYHLMRDVLGMKPAEMSEVFAEWNRGKLDSFLIEVTADILQQVDPVTGQPFVDVVLDTAGQKGTGKWTAMNSLEMGVPAPTIAEAVYARIVSSLKQERVAASQILHGPGPSFRGDKQAFVNAIRDALYCSKICSYAQGFALMREAQKEYDWQLNFGEIATIWRGGCIIRARFLQRIKEAFDRDAALANLLLDPYFTKEVEDSQTHWREVVATAAMQGVPAPTFSSSLAYYDSYRTGFLPANLLQAQRDYFGAHTYERLDRPRGEFFHLDWPEPSRPQLPV, via the coding sequence ATGACGCAAGCACAGGCAGATATTGGGCTGATTGGCTTGGCTGTGATGGGCCAAAATCTCGTCCTCAACATGGCCGACCACGGATACAAGGTCGCGGTATACAACCGCACCACTTCAGTCATGGAAAAATTTGTTGCCGAAAACCCCGATACGCCAGGGGGACTCGTCCCCTGCACGTCACTGTCCGAGCTGTTGGCGTCGCTGAAAAAGCCCCGCAAAATTGTCTTGCTGATCAAGGCGGGCAAGGCGATCGATTACGTCATTTCAGATCTGCTCGAAGCAGGTCTGGAGCCGGATGACATTGTGGTGGATGCGGGAAATTCCCTCTGGACGGACACCATCGATCGCGAAAAGAACTATGCTGACCAACTCAAGTTTTTCGGTTCCGGCACTTCGGGGGGGGAAGAAGGGGCTCGCTTCGGCCCTTCCCTCATGCCCGGTGGCAGCCCCGAGGCTTGGAAGTCTCTGGAACCCATCTGGACGGCCATCTCTGCCAAAGTGGACCCCGAGACGGGTAAAGAACTGAAAGGGGCGACCCCCGGTCATCCAATTGTCGGAGGCGTTCCCTGCTCCGCTTACCTCGGTCCCAATGGTGCGGGCCACTACGTCAAGATGGTCCACAACGGCATCGAATACGGCGACATGCAAATGATTTGCGAAGCCTATCACCTGATGCGGGATGTGTTGGGTATGAAGCCTGCCGAAATGAGCGAGGTGTTTGCCGAGTGGAACCGGGGCAAGCTGGATAGTTTTTTGATTGAGGTCACCGCAGATATTCTGCAGCAGGTGGACCCCGTGACCGGTCAGCCGTTTGTGGATGTGGTTTTAGACACCGCCGGTCAGAAAGGTACGGGTAAGTGGACGGCGATGAATTCGCTGGAGATGGGGGTTCCCGCTCCCACGATCGCCGAAGCGGTTTACGCTCGGATTGTCAGCTCCCTCAAACAGGAGCGCGTGGCGGCCAGCCAGATCTTGCACGGTCCGGGGCCGAGTTTTCGGGGGGACAAACAAGCGTTTGTCAATGCAATTCGCGATGCCCTCTATTGCTCCAAGATTTGCTCTTACGCCCAGGGATTTGCCCTGATGCGCGAGGCCCAAAAGGAATATGACTGGCAGCTCAACTTTGGCGAGATTGCCACGATTTGGCGCGGTGGCTGCATTATTCGGGCGCGGTTCTTACAGCGGATTAAGGAAGCCTTCGATCGCGATGCCGCGCTCGCCAATCTATTGCTCGATCCCTACTTCACGAAAGAGGTAGAAGATTCCCAGACCCACTGGCGCGAGGTGGTGGCTACGGCGGCGATGCAGGGGGTTCCGGCTCCGACATTTTCGTCGTCGTTGGCCTATTACGACTCTTATCGCACCGGTTTCTTGCCCGCCAATTTATTGCAGGCGCAGCGAGACTACTTTGGGGCACATACTTACGAGCGTTTGGATCGGCCTCGGGGTGAATTTTTCCACCTCGATTGGCCCGAGCCCAGCCGCCCGCAGTTGCCGGTGTAG
- the folK gene encoding 2-amino-4-hydroxy-6-hydroxymethyldihydropteridine diphosphokinase gives MGTERSSVQSNTIQPNANRIPQTGYSPSRAVVAIALGSNLGDPRQNLEAGLMALQNHPDIELLQVSPCFWTEPVYWGDRPQQESPAYLNGAALLATSLLPPELMRVLLQVEAQLGRARHRKWDSRTLDLDILLWEDRWFEGPDAIVPHPRMAERAFVLVPLKHLIPHWRYPEGDRQGGATIAELVQRVSWQGVAVERPVQLLMK, from the coding sequence ATGGGAACCGAACGATCGTCCGTGCAGTCCAACACTATTCAGCCTAACGCCAATCGGATCCCTCAAACGGGATACTCGCCATCCCGAGCGGTCGTGGCGATCGCTTTGGGCAGCAATTTGGGCGATCCTCGTCAAAACCTCGAAGCTGGATTAATGGCTCTCCAGAATCATCCAGATATCGAACTCTTGCAGGTGTCTCCCTGCTTTTGGACGGAGCCGGTCTACTGGGGCGATCGCCCTCAACAGGAGTCCCCAGCGTATCTCAACGGTGCCGCACTCCTGGCGACCTCCCTATTGCCTCCAGAGCTCATGCGAGTGCTCCTCCAGGTCGAAGCCCAACTGGGGCGAGCCCGCCACCGCAAGTGGGACTCGCGCACCCTCGATCTCGATATTTTGCTGTGGGAGGATCGCTGGTTTGAGGGGCCAGATGCGATCGTGCCGCATCCGCGCATGGCAGAGCGGGCCTTTGTGCTCGTACCTCTCAAGCACCTGATTCCCCACTGGCGCTATCCCGAGGGCGATCGCCAAGGGGGAGCCACCATTGCCGAGCTAGTCCAGCGAGTGAGTTGGCAGGGGGTGGCGGTGGAACGCCCCGTGCAGCTCTTAATGAAATAG
- a CDS encoding DUF3285 domain-containing protein, with the protein MSDETAIPEEATESSPSYDPRYMAKPEDSYTKLAMRNMVRRGGTSLLHFGLTITAVLGFLVGMAYLFH; encoded by the coding sequence ATGTCTGACGAAACCGCAATCCCTGAAGAAGCTACCGAGTCCTCCCCCAGCTACGATCCCCGCTATATGGCAAAACCGGAGGATAGCTATACAAAATTAGCCATGCGCAATATGGTGCGTCGCGGCGGTACGTCTTTGCTCCATTTTGGCTTGACCATCACTGCAGTATTGGGCTTTTTGGTGGGGATGGCGTATCTATTTCATTAA
- a CDS encoding CRR6 family NdhI maturation factor, whose translation MSVTLVLTADAIANLDLSAGHAIVETLLTNPKGCAQQLQCAIDYPRAEDDPRELSEISEVRLWFVRWDVAYPWLPYFLDWRGGELARYAAMLVPHQFSQREGIQFNPEGLEIFVMQKIFVLLDWFKDKDFGSTADVRNMAKVLGYDIAPEFFQLLEQYR comes from the coding sequence ATGAGCGTTACCCTCGTTTTAACTGCTGACGCGATCGCCAATCTCGATCTCAGCGCCGGACATGCCATTGTCGAGACCCTGCTGACCAATCCCAAAGGGTGTGCTCAGCAATTGCAATGCGCGATCGACTATCCCCGTGCAGAGGACGATCCGCGAGAGCTGTCCGAGATTTCCGAAGTGCGGCTGTGGTTTGTGCGCTGGGATGTTGCCTACCCTTGGCTGCCCTACTTTCTCGACTGGCGCGGGGGGGAGTTGGCCCGCTACGCCGCCATGCTGGTGCCCCATCAATTTAGCCAGCGGGAGGGCATCCAGTTCAATCCCGAGGGGCTGGAAATTTTTGTCATGCAAAAGATTTTTGTCTTGCTCGATTGGTTCAAAGATAAAGACTTTGGCTCGACGGCTGATGTGAGAAATATGGCCAAGGTGTTGGGCTACGATATTGCCCCCGAGTTTTTCCAGTTGTTGGAGCAATATCGGTGA
- the hslO gene encoding Hsp33 family molecular chaperone HslO, giving the protein MADYLIRATAADGNARAVTAISTQLCEEARNRHSLSYVATAALGRAMTAGLLISSGMKRADARVNLQFLGGGPLGKVWVDAGADGSVRGYVQHPQIELPPNALGKLDVGGAVGRDGMLHVIRDLGFGYPYSGTVQLVSGEIGDDVTQYLVTSEQTPSAVLLGVFVDSAGVQAAGGMMLQLLPGAPEQLIADMEAKLSGLTGFTPLLRSGMGLTDILENLLGDWGLQIAADTQMIRFHCPCSEDRMLRALRLLGEVELKDMIEKDGGAEATCHFCNEIYRVGEPELQQVIEQLQDQA; this is encoded by the coding sequence GTGGCAGATTATCTGATTCGAGCAACGGCAGCGGATGGAAATGCCCGAGCAGTGACTGCCATTTCGACCCAATTGTGCGAAGAAGCGCGGAACCGCCACAGTTTGTCTTATGTCGCCACCGCTGCCTTGGGTCGGGCCATGACTGCAGGCTTGCTGATTTCTTCGGGGATGAAGCGGGCGGATGCCCGTGTGAATCTGCAATTTCTCGGGGGCGGTCCGCTCGGTAAGGTGTGGGTCGATGCTGGGGCGGATGGGAGCGTGCGCGGTTACGTCCAACATCCCCAAATCGAGTTGCCGCCCAATGCCCTCGGCAAGTTGGATGTTGGCGGTGCGGTGGGTCGCGATGGCATGTTGCACGTGATTCGCGATTTGGGCTTTGGCTATCCCTACAGCGGCACGGTGCAACTGGTGTCTGGGGAAATTGGGGATGATGTGACGCAGTATTTAGTCACCTCCGAGCAAACCCCATCGGCTGTCCTGTTGGGGGTGTTTGTGGATAGTGCGGGGGTGCAGGCGGCGGGGGGGATGATGCTGCAATTGTTGCCCGGTGCCCCCGAGCAGTTGATTGCCGATATGGAGGCAAAGTTATCGGGCTTGACGGGGTTTACGCCGCTCTTGCGATCGGGCATGGGCTTGACCGATATTCTGGAAAATCTACTGGGGGATTGGGGGTTACAGATCGCTGCCGACACCCAAATGATTCGGTTCCACTGTCCCTGCAGCGAAGATCGGATGTTGAGGGCGCTGCGGCTGTTGGGAGAGGTGGAGCTGAAGGACATGATTGAAAAAGATGGCGGAGCAGAAGCCACCTGTCATTTTTGTAATGAGATCTATCGGGTCGGCGAGCCGGAATTGCAGCAGGTTATCGAGCAGTTGCAGGACCAGGCTTGA
- a CDS encoding PIN domain-containing protein, with product MKHVLFDSDVLLDVLAQRQPFAIASAQALSTATQPQVQGYISGHAVTNIFYILHRQVGSETARELLSRLLQHLQVASVTDVVIRAALQSSMTDFEDAVTSEAANVAGVEVIVTRNKSDFTASAIPALLPDEFLAIPLE from the coding sequence TTGAAGCACGTATTATTTGACAGTGATGTTTTGCTCGATGTTCTGGCCCAACGACAGCCATTTGCGATCGCTTCTGCACAGGCATTGAGTACAGCAACTCAACCGCAAGTCCAAGGTTATATTTCGGGTCATGCTGTAACGAATATTTTCTATATTTTGCATCGTCAAGTTGGCAGCGAAACAGCCCGTGAGCTTTTGTCAAGGTTATTGCAACATCTTCAGGTTGCTAGTGTAACAGATGTAGTAATTAGGGCTGCATTACAAAGCTCCATGACAGATTTTGAAGATGCTGTGACAAGCGAGGCTGCAAACGTCGCAGGAGTAGAAGTTATTGTGACTCGAAATAAATCTGATTTTACTGCCTCTGCCATTCCCGCATTATTGCCAGACGAGTTTTTGGCGATACCCTTGGAGTAA
- the ilvD gene encoding dihydroxy-acid dehydratase codes for MPENRKSRAITEGVQRSPNRAMLRAVGFGDKDFVKPIVGLANGHSTITPCNMGIGKLAERAESGFKQAGAMPQMFGTITISDGISMGTEGMKYSLVSREVIADSIETVCGGQSLDGVLAIGGCDKNMPGATIAIARLNIPAIFVYGGTIKPGHLDGRDLTVVSSFEAVGEFSAGKISEEELMNVERNACPGAGSCGGMYTANTMSSAIEAMGLSLPYSSTMAAEDEEKAESAEKSAFVLVEAIRKQILPSHILTRKGFENAIAAIMAVGGSTNSVLHLLAIAHAIGVELSLDDFETIRERVPVLCDLKPSGRYVATDLHKAGGIPQVMKMLLDRGLLHGDALTVSGQTIAEVLADVPAAPSPDQDVIRQWDNPMYRQGHLAILKGNLAVEGAVAKISGVKNPKITGPARVFESEEDCLSAILDGKVVAGDVVVVRYEGPVGGPGMREMLAPTSAIIGAGLGDSVGLITDGRFSGGTYGMVVGHVAPEAAVGGTIALVKEGDSITIDAEQRLLQLNVPEEELAQRRAAWQPPQPRYQKGTLAKYAKLVSSSSLGAVTDLDLFS; via the coding sequence ATGCCTGAAAACCGCAAAAGTCGTGCCATCACCGAAGGAGTTCAGCGCTCCCCCAACCGCGCCATGCTGCGTGCTGTGGGATTTGGCGACAAGGATTTCGTCAAGCCAATTGTGGGCTTGGCTAACGGTCACAGCACCATTACCCCTTGCAATATGGGTATTGGCAAGCTGGCGGAGCGGGCAGAAAGCGGCTTCAAACAGGCGGGGGCCATGCCCCAAATGTTCGGCACCATCACCATTAGTGACGGCATCTCGATGGGCACTGAAGGGATGAAATACTCCTTGGTGTCTCGCGAAGTGATTGCCGATTCGATCGAAACGGTCTGTGGCGGTCAGAGTTTAGATGGGGTGTTGGCGATCGGCGGTTGCGACAAGAATATGCCGGGGGCCACGATCGCGATCGCCCGCCTCAATATTCCGGCCATTTTTGTCTACGGCGGCACCATTAAACCCGGTCATTTAGACGGTCGCGACCTCACGGTGGTCAGCTCCTTCGAAGCGGTGGGCGAGTTCAGCGCAGGCAAAATTAGCGAAGAAGAATTGATGAATGTGGAGCGCAACGCCTGCCCTGGCGCTGGCTCCTGTGGCGGCATGTATACCGCCAATACCATGTCTTCGGCGATCGAAGCAATGGGACTGAGCTTGCCCTACTCTTCCACAATGGCGGCGGAAGACGAGGAGAAAGCAGAGAGTGCCGAGAAGTCCGCCTTCGTGCTAGTGGAAGCGATTCGCAAGCAAATTTTACCCAGCCATATTTTGACCCGCAAGGGGTTTGAAAATGCGATCGCCGCGATTATGGCGGTGGGGGGTTCCACAAATTCTGTCTTGCACCTGTTGGCGATCGCCCATGCGATCGGGGTCGAACTCAGCCTGGACGATTTCGAAACGATTCGCGAACGGGTTCCGGTACTCTGCGATCTCAAACCCTCGGGTCGCTATGTAGCCACCGACTTGCACAAAGCAGGCGGCATCCCGCAGGTGATGAAGATGTTGTTGGATCGGGGTTTGCTCCACGGCGATGCCCTCACCGTTTCGGGACAAACCATTGCTGAAGTGCTGGCTGACGTGCCTGCCGCACCGTCCCCCGACCAAGATGTGATTCGTCAGTGGGATAACCCTATGTACCGTCAGGGTCACCTGGCCATTTTGAAAGGGAACCTTGCGGTTGAAGGGGCCGTTGCCAAGATCTCGGGTGTGAAGAATCCCAAGATTACCGGTCCGGCACGGGTGTTCGAGTCTGAAGAGGACTGCCTCAGCGCCATTCTGGATGGCAAGGTTGTGGCTGGCGATGTCGTCGTGGTGCGCTACGAAGGACCGGTGGGCGGTCCCGGTATGCGGGAGATGCTGGCTCCTACGTCTGCAATTATTGGGGCTGGGCTGGGGGATTCGGTTGGCTTGATTACGGACGGTCGGTTCTCGGGCGGTACCTATGGAATGGTGGTGGGTCACGTTGCGCCGGAAGCAGCAGTGGGGGGCACGATCGCCTTGGTGAAAGAAGGAGACAGCATTACGATCGATGCCGAACAGCGGTTGTTACAACTGAATGTGCCGGAGGAGGAATTAGCCCAACGTCGCGCTGCTTGGCAGCCTCCTCAGCCCCGCTATCAGAAGGGAACTCTAGCCAAGTATGCCAAGCTGGTGTCGTCGAGCAGCCTCGGTGCTGTGACGGATCTCGATTTGTTCTCGTGA
- the btpA gene encoding photosystem I biogenesis protein BtpA, with protein sequence MAALEHIFHTQNPIIGVVHLLPLPTSPRWGGNLEAAIARAEQEATALAAGGVDGIIVENLNDMPYTKGQADPAVVSAMTAIVQRIKQMVQLPLGLNVLRNDGRSALAIAACTGAQFIRVNVLTGVMVTDQGTIEGDAYNLLRYRRQLGADIQIYADVLVKHARPLAATNPISVVKDTVERGLADGIILSGWATGHPPSIDELEMARATAPDTPLLIGSGANLDNISSLLQVADGAIVATSLKRHGKLSEGIDPIRVSRFVEAAHRHLARVREAEADAAAANVDRSAGLSVGRS encoded by the coding sequence GTGGCTGCTCTGGAGCACATTTTCCATACGCAAAACCCGATTATTGGAGTCGTACACCTGTTGCCGCTACCCACTTCCCCCCGTTGGGGCGGCAATCTAGAAGCGGCGATCGCTCGGGCGGAGCAAGAGGCCACGGCTCTAGCAGCGGGCGGTGTGGACGGAATTATTGTCGAAAACTTAAATGACATGCCCTACACCAAAGGGCAGGCGGACCCGGCGGTGGTCAGTGCCATGACCGCGATTGTGCAGCGCATCAAGCAAATGGTGCAGTTGCCCCTCGGCCTTAACGTGTTGCGCAACGACGGTCGCAGTGCCCTCGCGATCGCCGCCTGCACTGGCGCTCAATTTATTCGCGTCAACGTTCTGACAGGGGTGATGGTGACCGATCAGGGCACGATTGAGGGGGATGCTTATAACCTGTTGCGCTATCGTCGCCAATTGGGGGCAGACATTCAAATCTACGCGGATGTTTTGGTCAAGCACGCTCGCCCCCTCGCAGCCACCAACCCGATTTCAGTCGTGAAGGATACCGTGGAGCGCGGTTTGGCTGACGGCATTATTTTGTCCGGTTGGGCCACGGGCCATCCCCCCTCAATTGACGAACTGGAAATGGCGCGGGCAACGGCTCCCGACACGCCGCTCTTGATTGGCTCTGGCGCGAATCTGGATAATATTAGCTCGCTGTTGCAGGTGGCCGACGGGGCGATTGTGGCCACATCCCTCAAGCGGCACGGCAAGCTGTCTGAAGGGATCGATCCCATTCGCGTCAGCCGGTTTGTGGAAGCTGCCCATCGCCACCTTGCCCGAGTTCGCGAGGCCGAAGCCGATGCTGCAGCGGCTAATGTCGATCGGTCTGCCGGTCTTTCTGTCGGTCGCAGCTAG
- a CDS encoding DJ-1/PfpI family protein, which yields MTGLKILMLVGDFVEDYEVMVPFQALQMVGHTVCAVCPDKKAGESVRTAVHDFEGDQTYSEKPGHNFTLNATFADIQVADYDALAIPGGRAPEYLRLNPEVIAVVQHFANANKPIAAICHGAQLLAAAGVLAGKRCSAYPACGPEVNAAGGIYVEIPVTEAIADGNLVTAPAWPAHPKWLAEFLAVLGTTIQHRQVATV from the coding sequence ATGACTGGCCTGAAGATTTTAATGCTGGTGGGCGATTTTGTGGAAGATTACGAAGTCATGGTGCCGTTCCAAGCCCTCCAAATGGTAGGACATACCGTTTGCGCTGTTTGTCCCGACAAAAAGGCTGGCGAATCGGTGCGCACGGCAGTCCACGATTTTGAAGGGGATCAAACTTACTCAGAAAAGCCCGGACACAACTTTACGTTGAATGCCACCTTTGCCGACATTCAGGTGGCTGACTACGATGCCTTAGCGATTCCTGGCGGTCGTGCCCCCGAATACCTGCGGCTCAATCCAGAGGTCATCGCAGTAGTGCAGCATTTTGCCAACGCCAATAAACCGATCGCCGCCATTTGTCACGGAGCACAACTCCTAGCCGCTGCTGGAGTGCTTGCAGGCAAGCGCTGCTCGGCCTACCCCGCCTGCGGCCCCGAGGTGAATGCTGCGGGCGGCATCTATGTGGAGATTCCCGTTACTGAGGCGATCGCCGATGGCAATCTCGTCACCGCCCCAGCTTGGCCCGCCCATCCCAAGTGGCTGGCAGAATTTCTAGCTGTACTGGGTACTACTATCCAACATCGTCAAGTGGCGACTGTTTAA
- a CDS encoding Uma2 family endonuclease has translation MKTLAQWTVDDYHRMIEAGLFADRRVELLQGEIVEMPPENPTHNYTNHQALGYLQSLLGDRADVLSPGPIDLNAWGSEPEPDIAIVRPPLSCYKHRHPNPEDIHWLIEISNSTLAYDLNDKQRLYALAGISEYWAIDVQASQAWVHRQPEGEQYRVKTAIAAGSISPLAFPAIAVDLVQLLG, from the coding sequence GTGAAGACATTAGCCCAATGGACAGTCGATGACTATCACCGCATGATTGAGGCCGGCCTGTTTGCCGATCGCCGCGTTGAATTACTGCAGGGCGAGATTGTCGAAATGCCTCCAGAAAACCCCACTCACAACTACACCAACCATCAGGCGCTTGGATACTTGCAATCTTTGTTGGGCGATCGCGCTGACGTCTTATCCCCCGGTCCCATCGACCTGAATGCTTGGGGCTCGGAGCCAGAGCCGGATATAGCAATTGTTCGTCCCCCACTATCCTGCTACAAACACCGCCATCCCAACCCCGAAGATATCCACTGGCTGATTGAAATTTCCAACAGCACCTTAGCCTACGACCTCAACGATAAGCAGCGCCTGTATGCCCTGGCCGGTATTTCAGAATATTGGGCGATCGACGTTCAAGCATCGCAGGCGTGGGTGCATCGCCAGCCCGAGGGGGAGCAGTATCGGGTCAAAACGGCGATCGCCGCAGGATCGATTTCGCCCTTAGCTTTTCCGGCGATCGCCGTCGATCTCGTCCAATTGCTGGGGTAA
- a CDS encoding cofactor assembly of complex C subunit B: MVIRYLPLVAGILGGSLLVLNHLAFSPDLLNSQSRSDALGVLLSALLVLTGLLWQQVQPLPPKAVQLEGEQGFELWSELSQAQRLELGWATRSLLLASPAQSVVLMYGDRLILRRGILSDTDYSPGQTVEPGTILARVLKTQKPVYLVDLKLYPARVEFDYLPANTQALLCEPVGERGALVLGADAPRSFIDRDRAWIGAIAQKLDSVLDPLSEPPSA, from the coding sequence GTGGTAATTCGCTATCTCCCTTTGGTGGCAGGCATTCTCGGCGGCAGTCTCTTGGTGCTGAATCATCTGGCCTTCAGTCCCGATCTGCTCAACAGCCAATCGCGATCGGATGCCCTCGGGGTGTTGCTCAGTGCCCTACTCGTACTGACGGGACTGCTGTGGCAGCAAGTGCAACCCCTTCCCCCCAAAGCGGTGCAGTTGGAGGGCGAGCAGGGGTTCGAACTGTGGTCGGAATTATCGCAGGCACAGCGGTTAGAGCTGGGCTGGGCGACGCGATCGCTGCTGCTGGCCAGTCCCGCCCAAAGTGTGGTTCTGATGTATGGCGATCGCCTGATTCTGCGGCGGGGAATTCTGTCCGATACGGATTACTCTCCCGGCCAAACAGTGGAACCCGGTACCATCCTGGCTCGCGTTCTCAAGACTCAAAAGCCCGTTTACCTGGTGGATCTCAAACTGTATCCGGCCCGAGTTGAATTTGATTACTTGCCTGCTAACACGCAAGCACTGCTGTGCGAACCGGTGGGCGAGCGCGGTGCTTTAGTTTTGGGCGCAGATGCCCCCCGCAGTTTTATCGATCGCGATCGCGCCTGGATTGGGGCGATCGCCCAAAAGTTAGATAGCGTTCTAGACCCTCTCTCCGAACCTCCTTCAGCCTAA
- a CDS encoding DUF3181 family protein: MSDSQRIEQLAAALGEEVYLDVAKWHLFLADAKLHLPLAEKLLPMVDEGRIDEDAVVEVLKGVPVQLGGGRTQLSLFDLLPMQGIMTAIDLLEKFADR; the protein is encoded by the coding sequence ATGTCGGACAGTCAGCGAATCGAACAGCTAGCCGCAGCATTGGGAGAGGAAGTCTATCTGGATGTGGCCAAGTGGCATTTGTTCCTGGCGGATGCCAAATTGCACCTGCCGCTGGCTGAAAAACTGTTGCCAATGGTGGATGAGGGCAGGATTGACGAAGATGCTGTGGTAGAGGTGCTCAAAGGCGTTCCCGTGCAGTTGGGGGGAGGGCGGACGCAACTGAGTTTGTTCGACCTATTGCCCATGCAAGGGATTATGACCGCGATCGACCTGCTGGAAAAGTTTGCCGATCGCTAG